One window of uncultured Methanoregula sp. genomic DNA carries:
- a CDS encoding CBS domain-containing protein: MDLSLIQRDILITLITLYHQHSHSIKGEEIAERIQRNPGTVRNQMQALKAIGLVDGVPGPKGGYTPSALAYKELNLNLTEGDYDVPISRNDELVQGANVQEIDFTTLCHPDICHAVIKLVGSAKLFEIGDKITIGPTPVNKLLIRGEVYGKDEVKQLLLIATSEMISLPKQSIKNYMSSPLKALRPLDTIRDALVLFNHEHIHGAPVIEGTVLEGIVTMSDIAFAVENGLPLSMPVSEVMTSKVEEVSSDVRLFEVIRRFKEREIGRLIVVEDGKPVGILTQSDVIRVFPSL; the protein is encoded by the coding sequence ATGGACCTGTCCCTGATCCAGCGTGATATCCTCATCACCCTGATTACGCTTTACCACCAGCACTCGCACTCCATCAAAGGCGAGGAGATTGCGGAACGGATCCAGCGCAATCCCGGGACAGTGCGCAACCAGATGCAGGCTCTCAAGGCAATAGGCCTTGTTGACGGGGTGCCGGGGCCCAAGGGCGGGTATACCCCCAGTGCCCTTGCCTACAAGGAACTGAACCTGAACCTGACCGAAGGCGATTATGATGTCCCGATCAGCAGGAACGATGAGTTAGTCCAGGGAGCAAATGTCCAGGAAATCGACTTCACCACGCTCTGCCACCCCGATATCTGTCATGCTGTGATCAAGCTGGTTGGCAGTGCAAAACTCTTCGAGATCGGCGACAAGATCACCATCGGGCCGACCCCGGTGAACAAACTCCTGATCCGCGGGGAAGTGTATGGCAAGGACGAGGTCAAACAGCTGCTCCTGATTGCAACATCCGAGATGATCTCGCTTCCCAAGCAGTCCATCAAGAATTACATGTCCAGTCCCCTCAAGGCCCTGCGTCCCCTTGACACGATCCGGGATGCCCTTGTGCTCTTCAACCACGAACATATCCACGGTGCCCCGGTCATCGAAGGTACAGTGCTTGAGGGCATCGTTACCATGAGCGACATTGCCTTTGCCGTGGAGAACGGTCTTCCTCTTTCCATGCCGGTATCCGAGGTCATGACCTCCAAGGTGGAAGAAGTCTCTTCCGATGTCAGGCTCTTCGAGGTTATCCGGAGGTTCAAGGAGCGGGAGATCGGCAGGCTGATCGTTGTCGAAGACGGAAAACCCGTGGGGATCCTCACCCAGTCCGATGTTATCAGGGTATTTCCCTCGCTCTGA
- a CDS encoding GTPase yields the protein MEFEKMPTVPTADELLDRSFRRAAKKMSEKNNKERANTEFVRAVGAAVHDRLVYIIRGFPEFDEIHPFYRELADILFGIDRIKQSLGAVGWAAKHTKMVGNQLVMQSRRAEDTQVVRKRAVARLASMVHQIDKDLHFLNEVRNVLRKLPNVEDAFTIVIAGYPNVGKSSFIRRVSSADPQVAAYPFTTKGIIVGHRQIGRERIQFVDTPGILDRPAEERNQIEKQALSAMMNVANVVLFILDPSEHCGYPMDVQLRLLDEVKGMVQVPVIVVANKSDLTAAEGYDTMSTQTGDGVDAVLASILTHKPEYVEKKRDRAVDIRSPIVLEGEETEIAEDAFNPQGVKRPRIRKPRKPRTVE from the coding sequence GTGGAATTCGAAAAAATGCCGACGGTGCCAACAGCAGACGAACTTCTTGACCGGAGTTTCCGCCGTGCGGCAAAGAAAATGTCGGAAAAAAATAACAAGGAGCGCGCTAACACGGAGTTTGTCCGTGCGGTCGGCGCGGCGGTCCATGACCGGCTGGTCTATATCATACGCGGATTCCCGGAATTTGATGAGATTCACCCGTTTTACCGGGAACTTGCTGACATCCTCTTCGGGATCGACCGGATCAAGCAATCTCTCGGGGCAGTAGGCTGGGCTGCAAAGCACACCAAGATGGTGGGAAACCAGCTCGTGATGCAGTCCCGGAGGGCGGAGGACACCCAGGTTGTCCGCAAGCGGGCTGTTGCGCGGCTCGCATCCATGGTCCACCAGATCGACAAGGACCTGCACTTCCTCAACGAGGTCCGGAATGTGCTGCGCAAGCTCCCCAACGTGGAGGATGCGTTCACCATCGTCATCGCCGGTTACCCGAATGTAGGAAAATCCTCCTTTATCCGCCGGGTCTCCTCCGCTGATCCCCAGGTTGCCGCGTATCCGTTCACAACCAAGGGCATCATTGTCGGCCACCGGCAGATAGGCAGGGAACGGATCCAGTTCGTGGATACGCCCGGTATCCTCGACCGGCCCGCAGAAGAGCGCAACCAGATCGAGAAGCAGGCGCTCTCCGCAATGATGAATGTTGCAAATGTCGTGCTCTTTATTCTCGATCCGTCCGAGCACTGTGGCTATCCCATGGACGTGCAGCTCCGCCTACTGGATGAAGTAAAAGGGATGGTGCAGGTGCCGGTCATCGTTGTTGCCAACAAGTCGGATCTCACAGCTGCGGAGGGATATGACACCATGTCCACCCAGACGGGGGACGGTGTTGATGCGGTTCTCGCTTCCATTCTCACCCACAAGCCTGAATATGTGGAGAAGAAGAGGGACAGGGCCGTGGATATCCGGTCGCCGATTGTCCTAGAAGGGGAAGAGACGGAAATAGCTGAAGACGCCTTCAATCCCCAGGGAGTCAAACGCCCACGGATACGGAAGCCCAGAAAACCCCGGACGGTTGAGTAA
- a CDS encoding presenilin family intramembrane aspartyl protease PSH yields MEIKNIIPLLTMPLLLLAVEIGALILSLPVQASGVVAFQDPTSMENPIYFIAILLVFTAFLLVLIKYDIKWAITWIIRIAIFLTFVYIFLAIVYAFMGETAASTPDWWNAVVPVAAISAGTLLATVIVFGLSLLATFILYKYPEWYVIDALGILIGAGVAAIFGASLDVWPVVILLALLAIYDAISVYKTRHMITLAEGVIDQKTPILFVIPKRRDYSFIKEGIGKLADGGERAAFIIGMGDMIMPAILVVSSNVFLKGWRFAGMINLPALGAIIGSLAGLVVLLHFVMSGKPQAGLPPLCGGTILGFLAGFALAGFV; encoded by the coding sequence GTGGAAATAAAAAATATCATCCCTCTCCTGACAATGCCCCTCCTTCTCCTTGCCGTGGAGATTGGGGCCCTGATCCTCTCGCTTCCCGTGCAGGCATCAGGCGTAGTCGCCTTCCAGGACCCCACGTCGATGGAGAACCCCATCTACTTTATCGCCATCCTCCTCGTCTTCACTGCGTTCCTGCTCGTGCTCATCAAGTATGATATCAAATGGGCTATCACCTGGATAATCAGGATTGCGATCTTCCTCACATTTGTCTATATCTTTCTCGCCATCGTTTACGCCTTCATGGGCGAGACTGCGGCCTCAACGCCGGACTGGTGGAATGCCGTGGTACCTGTTGCTGCGATCTCCGCAGGGACACTCCTCGCAACGGTCATCGTGTTCGGTCTCTCGTTGCTCGCAACCTTCATCCTGTACAAATACCCGGAATGGTACGTTATCGACGCCCTCGGGATCCTTATCGGGGCCGGTGTTGCCGCGATCTTCGGGGCCTCGCTCGATGTATGGCCGGTCGTGATCCTGCTTGCACTCCTCGCGATCTACGATGCGATCTCGGTCTACAAGACCAGGCACATGATCACGCTCGCGGAAGGTGTGATCGACCAGAAGACCCCGATCCTCTTTGTCATCCCCAAGCGGCGTGACTACTCGTTCATCAAAGAAGGCATCGGGAAACTTGCTGACGGGGGCGAGCGGGCTGCGTTCATCATCGGCATGGGCGACATGATCATGCCGGCAATCCTCGTGGTCTCGTCCAATGTCTTTCTCAAAGGCTGGAGATTTGCGGGAATGATCAACCTGCCGGCACTCGGGGCGATTATCGGGTCGCTCGCCGGCCTTGTCGTGCTGCTCCACTTTGTGATGTCCGGAAAGCCTCAGGCCGGCCTGCCTCCACTCTGCGGCGGGACTATTCTCGGGTTCCTGGCGGGTTTTGCCCTGGCCGGGTTTGTGTAA
- the fen gene encoding flap endonuclease-1 — translation MGVALRDIIADYKTPVTWESLPGIAAIDANNALYQFLTIIRQPDGTPLMDRQGRVTSHLSGILFRMASFMEKGIKPVFVFDGKPTALKQATIDQRRKIRDTAGEKWKEAVERGDEEEAYKQARSATRVDTSIVETSKELLRLMGIPVVQAPGEGEAQASFMVAKGDARYVVSQDYDTLLFGAPMLVRNLTVSGKRKIRGRQITVSPERIMLADTLAGLKLTREQLIEIGILVGTDFNPGVAGVGAKTGLKIVLKGEFEAKLREKEPDFDFGPVMDMFLHPPVTTDYSLAAGHPDPEGIRKLLCDGYDFSEDRVNKAMEGFTVKAGQKTLESWF, via the coding sequence ATGGGCGTTGCACTACGGGATATCATCGCGGATTACAAGACCCCGGTCACCTGGGAATCCCTGCCGGGCATTGCAGCCATTGATGCGAATAACGCGCTCTACCAGTTTTTGACCATCATCCGCCAGCCTGACGGCACGCCGCTGATGGACCGGCAGGGCCGGGTCACTTCCCACCTCTCGGGCATCCTCTTCCGGATGGCGAGTTTCATGGAGAAGGGGATCAAACCGGTCTTTGTCTTCGACGGAAAACCGACTGCACTGAAGCAGGCTACGATCGATCAGCGGCGAAAGATACGCGACACGGCCGGCGAGAAGTGGAAGGAGGCGGTGGAGCGGGGCGACGAGGAGGAGGCATACAAGCAGGCCCGTTCGGCCACCCGCGTTGATACGAGCATTGTCGAGACTTCAAAAGAACTGCTCCGGCTCATGGGTATCCCCGTAGTGCAGGCACCAGGTGAGGGCGAGGCGCAGGCTTCCTTCATGGTAGCAAAGGGTGATGCCCGGTACGTGGTCTCGCAGGATTACGATACCCTGCTCTTTGGTGCCCCGATGCTGGTACGGAACCTGACCGTCTCGGGCAAGCGGAAGATCCGGGGCCGGCAGATCACGGTGAGCCCTGAGCGGATCATGCTCGCCGACACCCTTGCCGGCCTCAAACTTACCCGCGAGCAGCTCATCGAGATCGGCATCCTTGTCGGGACCGATTTCAACCCGGGTGTTGCCGGTGTTGGTGCGAAGACGGGGCTCAAGATCGTGCTGAAGGGTGAGTTTGAAGCGAAACTCCGGGAGAAGGAACCGGACTTCGATTTCGGCCCGGTCATGGACATGTTCCTCCATCCCCCGGTGACAACCGATTATTCTCTCGCTGCAGGCCACCCGGATCCGGAAGGGATCCGCAAGCTGCTCTGCGACGGGTATGATTTTTCGGAAGACCGGGTGAACAAGGCCATGGAAGGGTTCACGGTCAAGGCCGGACAGAAGACGCTTGAGAGCTGGTTCTGA
- a CDS encoding PAS domain S-box protein, translating to MPAKYSVLYVDDEPDLLEIARLFLEESQEFTVDTRESAEVALDTLKNHRYDAIVSDFEMPGMNGISFLKAVRKTYGDLPFVIFTGRSREAVVIEALNNGADFYLQKGGDPGALYAELMHVIRRTIQMRQAEASLAEQEQRYHDLQNATDLIQSVAPDGHFQFVNKKWQDTLGYREQDLPGLTLFDILHEECQEHCRNLFPRVLAGEDVGIINVVFKTRDGKKVYAEGFASCKITEGKPQYTRGIFKDITDRKKTETALYESEKKFRTIFESSPYPIAINTLPDGKFVEVNAAFLESSGYTEADVLGKNPVELGLLSLMDFGKLASRMLITGKLENVPLALTGNGGRRIHVLFSTLQVMIGGKPAIVTMTVEVTQLKRVEEELLQKNEDLHAAYEELTATEEELRGNYDELIRQEQALRASEEKYRLLTEVTNDVIYMIDTTGTITHISPQISRYGYIPDEVISRNFTEFLDPEDALSAAADLEKTLSTKTPTTTLVRIHDKAGNLHWLEDNGAPVVNSSGSVIAVSGILRDITERKNAENALRESEAKFRALVENSLEAILITDLTGTLLFANQAAGHMVDTPDYLSLIGKKNVLEFIAPESHADVINDFGKVAQGIDSYLMTYKLITETKREIWVESIGRMIPFEGSSAILVSLRDVTERKNAEIILRESENKFATVFRSSPVALTLVSAPDGKFVDVNDAFVRSTGFSREEVIGKTSEEIGIFANDNERERMVSSLREQRSVYGMEMQCRIKSGALRTCQFSSGLVLMNGKPHILSTIEDITMRRNAEEAVRESGERYRFILKNANDGILVNELTSRGPGKFIDANDQACRILGMTPEEMEGVSLVDLDTPEMKERASGVFQEIMRNHHAVFQTNYRTKDGQEKTLDISVSLFDLKGKPTMLSVVRDISSRKRMEDALLRTNRQLNLLSSITRHDVLNKITVIQGHLARSRKLGPGQDYPALLEKIEVTANVIKSQLEFTRVYQSLGEKEPEWQKPGKHLASSHLPDSVMLHNELGNLEVYADLMLEKVFQNLVDNSLRHGGSVTEIRAHSRTDPDGLTLIFEDNGIGIPADEKEVIFDRGYGKNTGLGLFLAREILAITGMEIRETGEPGKGARFEITVPKGAYRLNPDSGERSPV from the coding sequence GTGCCCGCCAAATACTCTGTCCTGTACGTTGATGATGAACCGGATCTTCTCGAAATCGCCCGGTTATTCCTCGAAGAATCGCAGGAATTCACGGTCGATACGAGAGAATCGGCAGAGGTGGCCCTGGACACGCTCAAAAATCACCGGTATGATGCAATCGTGTCCGATTTTGAGATGCCGGGAATGAATGGCATCTCCTTTCTCAAGGCAGTCCGTAAAACCTACGGGGATCTCCCGTTTGTCATCTTCACCGGGCGGAGCCGGGAAGCCGTTGTCATTGAAGCCCTGAATAATGGCGCCGATTTCTATCTCCAGAAAGGAGGTGATCCCGGGGCACTCTATGCGGAACTCATGCATGTTATCCGCAGGACCATCCAGATGAGGCAGGCAGAAGCCTCCCTTGCGGAACAGGAGCAGCGTTACCATGATCTCCAGAATGCCACCGACCTGATCCAGAGCGTGGCACCGGACGGGCATTTCCAGTTCGTCAACAAAAAATGGCAGGATACGCTCGGTTACCGGGAGCAGGATCTCCCCGGCCTAACGCTCTTCGATATCCTCCACGAGGAGTGCCAGGAACACTGCCGGAACCTTTTCCCCCGTGTCCTCGCGGGGGAAGATGTGGGAATCATCAATGTGGTATTCAAAACCCGCGATGGGAAAAAAGTGTATGCCGAGGGCTTTGCCTCCTGCAAAATAACCGAGGGGAAACCGCAGTACACCCGGGGGATCTTCAAGGATATCACCGATCGCAAAAAAACAGAAACTGCCCTTTATGAGAGTGAGAAAAAGTTCCGCACCATCTTTGAGAGCAGCCCTTACCCGATCGCAATCAACACCCTCCCGGATGGCAAATTCGTTGAAGTGAATGCTGCATTCCTGGAGAGCAGCGGGTATACCGAGGCAGACGTGCTGGGAAAAAACCCGGTTGAGCTGGGCCTTCTTTCCCTCATGGACTTCGGGAAACTTGCTTCGCGTATGCTGATAACGGGCAAACTGGAGAACGTTCCTCTTGCCCTGACAGGGAACGGTGGCAGGCGGATCCATGTCCTGTTCTCTACCCTGCAGGTCATGATCGGCGGCAAACCGGCCATCGTTACCATGACGGTCGAAGTGACCCAGCTGAAGCGGGTGGAGGAAGAACTGCTCCAGAAAAACGAAGATCTCCATGCCGCTTACGAAGAGCTTACCGCCACGGAAGAAGAGCTCCGGGGAAATTATGATGAGCTCATCCGGCAGGAACAGGCACTCCGGGCAAGCGAGGAGAAATACCGTCTTCTGACCGAAGTAACCAATGATGTCATCTATATGATCGATACCACGGGAACGATCACCCATATCAGCCCGCAGATCTCCCGGTACGGGTATATCCCCGATGAGGTAATATCCCGGAATTTCACGGAATTCCTTGATCCCGAAGATGCACTGTCCGCTGCGGCAGATCTGGAAAAAACCCTGTCCACCAAAACGCCAACAACGACCCTGGTAAGGATACACGATAAAGCCGGGAATCTTCACTGGCTGGAGGACAACGGGGCACCCGTGGTCAATTCCTCCGGTTCCGTGATCGCGGTGTCCGGTATCCTGCGCGATATCACTGAACGCAAGAATGCCGAGAATGCTCTCAGGGAGAGCGAGGCAAAGTTCCGGGCGCTTGTCGAAAACTCGCTTGAAGCCATCCTGATCACCGATCTTACGGGAACGCTTCTCTTTGCAAACCAGGCCGCGGGCCATATGGTCGATACTCCGGATTACCTCTCCCTGATCGGGAAAAAGAACGTGCTGGAGTTCATTGCCCCGGAATCCCACGCCGACGTGATCAATGATTTCGGCAAGGTTGCGCAGGGAATCGATTCCTATCTTATGACCTACAAACTCATCACGGAAACGAAACGGGAGATCTGGGTCGAATCCATAGGCAGAATGATTCCGTTTGAAGGTTCATCTGCAATACTTGTCTCCCTGCGGGATGTTACGGAGCGTAAAAACGCTGAAATAATACTGCGGGAATCGGAGAACAAGTTTGCCACTGTCTTCCGGAGCAGCCCGGTTGCCCTTACCCTTGTATCTGCGCCGGACGGGAAATTCGTCGACGTCAATGACGCCTTTGTGAGAAGCACCGGGTTCAGCCGTGAAGAGGTGATCGGCAAAACTTCCGAAGAGATCGGCATTTTTGCAAACGATAATGAGCGCGAGCGGATGGTCTCCTCCTTACGGGAGCAGCGGAGCGTGTATGGTATGGAGATGCAGTGCCGGATAAAATCCGGGGCACTCCGGACCTGCCAGTTCTCTTCCGGTCTTGTCCTGATGAATGGGAAACCCCACATCCTCTCTACCATAGAAGACATAACGATGCGCAGGAATGCTGAGGAAGCGGTCCGGGAGAGCGGGGAGCGCTATCGCTTCATCCTGAAGAATGCAAACGACGGCATACTGGTCAATGAACTGACATCACGGGGACCGGGAAAATTCATTGATGCCAATGACCAGGCATGCCGGATCCTTGGCATGACTCCTGAAGAGATGGAGGGTGTCAGCCTCGTTGACCTCGACACCCCCGAAATGAAAGAACGAGCTTCCGGGGTTTTCCAGGAGATCATGAGAAACCACCATGCTGTTTTCCAGACCAATTACCGGACAAAAGACGGCCAGGAAAAAACGCTCGACATCAGTGTCAGTCTTTTCGATCTCAAGGGAAAGCCGACCATGCTCTCGGTAGTCCGCGATATCAGCTCCCGGAAGCGCATGGAGGATGCGCTCCTCCGGACAAACAGGCAGCTCAACCTGCTCTCCAGCATCACCCGGCACGATGTCCTCAACAAGATCACGGTCATCCAGGGCCATCTCGCACGCTCCCGGAAACTGGGTCCCGGCCAGGATTATCCTGCCCTCCTGGAAAAGATCGAAGTCACGGCAAACGTCATAAAGTCGCAGCTCGAGTTCACCCGGGTCTACCAGAGCCTTGGTGAAAAGGAGCCGGAATGGCAAAAACCGGGAAAACACCTGGCCTCATCGCATCTTCCCGACTCCGTGATGCTCCACAATGAACTCGGGAATCTTGAGGTGTACGCGGACCTGATGCTTGAAAAGGTCTTCCAGAACCTGGTTGACAACTCGCTCCGGCATGGCGGGAGCGTTACGGAGATCCGGGCTCACTCCCGCACGGACCCGGACGGCCTTACCCTTATTTTTGAAGATAACGGCATCGGTATTCCGGCAGATGAGAAGGAGGTTATCTTCGACCGGGGGTATGGGAAGAACACCGGTCTCGGGCTGTTCCTTGCCCGGGAGATCCTTGCCATTACCGGCATGGAAATACGGGAGACCGGGGAGCCCGGCAAAGGCGCCCGGTTCGAGATCACTGTCCCGAAGGGTGCGTACCGGTTGAATCCGGATTCCGGGGAACGCTCCCCTGTCTGA
- a CDS encoding YcaO-related McrA-glycine thioamidation protein — MQLQSCKKTYYNETQRAVPLDETLARIEPKVPAAGITRVADITSLDRIGIPVFSCIRPTAESGAITVYNGKGATVEESRISAIMEGIERYSSELHDRRPILAPFQQMHAHGRVLDPNDLILPEGADTERLIAWVEGYDIANNHPVFVPAFAVFHPLPHNYRGLFRTNTNGLASGNTIEEAIFHALSEVIERDAWSLVEACRDTGPCLTDIDDPVLAEMLRKFADAQVEVKVRDITSDIGIPTIAAVSDDVLLKDPSLLTIGIGTHTNARIAVMRALTEVAQSRLTQIHGAREDTTIADMRRKMGYERTKRINGYWYRDNGTIPYNDVLSSDSDDFRKDIQLIIGKLADQGLDRVIVVDLTREEIGVPVVRVIVPGLEAFAMDPERRGERVNNAKDHRLSRAKS, encoded by the coding sequence ATGCAGCTGCAATCCTGCAAAAAGACCTATTACAACGAGACGCAGCGGGCAGTACCGCTTGACGAGACGCTGGCCAGAATAGAACCTAAAGTCCCGGCAGCTGGCATCACGCGGGTAGCCGATATCACCAGCCTCGACCGCATCGGCATCCCGGTATTTTCCTGTATCCGGCCCACCGCAGAGTCCGGGGCCATCACGGTATACAACGGGAAGGGGGCAACGGTTGAAGAGTCGCGAATTTCAGCCATCATGGAGGGGATCGAGCGCTACTCGTCCGAGCTGCACGACCGCAGGCCCATTCTTGCCCCCTTCCAGCAGATGCATGCCCATGGCAGGGTACTGGATCCCAACGATCTCATCCTTCCCGAAGGAGCAGATACCGAACGGCTCATAGCATGGGTCGAGGGGTATGATATTGCCAACAACCATCCGGTCTTTGTCCCGGCATTCGCGGTTTTCCACCCGCTCCCGCACAATTACCGGGGGCTCTTCCGGACAAATACCAACGGCCTCGCATCCGGTAATACGATCGAGGAGGCAATCTTCCATGCACTCTCGGAAGTGATCGAGCGGGATGCCTGGTCGCTTGTCGAAGCCTGCCGGGATACCGGACCCTGCCTGACAGATATCGACGACCCGGTACTTGCGGAGATGCTCAGGAAGTTTGCCGATGCCCAGGTGGAAGTAAAAGTGCGGGATATCACGAGCGACATCGGCATCCCGACCATCGCGGCGGTCTCCGACGACGTGCTCTTAAAAGACCCGTCCCTTCTCACCATCGGGATCGGGACGCATACCAATGCACGGATCGCGGTCATGCGGGCACTCACCGAAGTAGCACAGAGCCGGCTCACCCAGATCCACGGGGCCCGGGAAGATACCACGATCGCGGATATGCGCAGGAAGATGGGCTATGAGCGGACGAAACGGATCAATGGTTACTGGTACCGGGATAACGGAACAATTCCATACAACGATGTGCTCTCGTCCGACAGCGATGATTTCCGGAAAGATATCCAGCTCATTATCGGGAAGCTGGCGGACCAGGGCCTGGACCGGGTCATTGTCGTAGACCTGACCCGGGAAGAGATCGGGGTTCCGGTTGTGCGGGTAATCGTTCCCGGGCTTGAGGCCTTTGCCATGGATCCGGAGCGACGGGGGGAGCGGGTAAACAATGCCAAAGATCATCGTCTTTCTCGGGCCAAGTCTTGA
- a CDS encoding TfuA-related McrA-glycine thioamidation protein, with amino-acid sequence MPKIIVFLGPSLDLATAEGILPADYRPPAKRGDLLAAAGEGAAIIGLIDGVFHQESAVAHREILAAVKKGVRVVGSSSMGALRAAEMDTLGMVGIGKIYGMYKSGELISDDEVALVFDPVSGMSLSEPLINIRFTLARAREEGIIDAAVHDALLTAARSVFYPQRTYRSITARAGSSIDPAAREWFLTWAGTHACDQKREDAVAALRYIGEIAGETGFP; translated from the coding sequence ATGCCAAAGATCATCGTCTTTCTCGGGCCAAGTCTTGACCTGGCAACAGCAGAAGGGATCCTTCCTGCCGACTATCGTCCCCCGGCGAAGCGGGGCGACCTGCTGGCAGCAGCCGGGGAAGGCGCAGCAATCATCGGCCTGATCGACGGGGTTTTCCACCAGGAAAGTGCTGTCGCCCACCGCGAGATCCTTGCCGCAGTGAAAAAAGGTGTCCGGGTAGTAGGCTCATCCAGCATGGGCGCACTCCGGGCAGCCGAGATGGACACGCTCGGGATGGTGGGTATCGGCAAAATTTACGGGATGTACAAGAGCGGGGAGCTCATCTCTGACGATGAAGTCGCCCTGGTATTTGACCCGGTCTCGGGGATGTCGCTCTCGGAGCCGCTCATCAACATCCGGTTCACGCTTGCGCGGGCGCGGGAAGAGGGCATCATCGATGCGGCTGTGCATGACGCCCTCCTTACAGCCGCCCGTTCAGTATTCTATCCGCAGCGGACGTACCGGTCCATTACAGCCCGTGCAGGAAGTTCCATTGATCCGGCCGCCCGCGAATGGTTTCTTACCTGGGCAGGTACCCATGCCTGCGACCAGAAGCGGGAGGATGCAGTCGCGGCTCTCAGGTATATCGGGGAAATCGCAGGGGAGACCGGATTCCCATAG
- a CDS encoding RDD family protein, whose product MFRCPRCQSNLPDDETQCPVCLKKFSEKTEPRERNKQNPEPPRVPQPSDNRVSYVGFWRRLGAAIPDLAIAAITALVIYYLFGQLKIPHPLPAALLVTVAFYLLLYSPIFLSSPYRATPGKLLFGIVVVYDNGKQLPFSRALVRELGKYISLLTFGLGFVIIGFTRKKQGLHDLLALTIVVHRSDGLVYQRISPLNPHFVRARLRLAAMIISICIVCSVIPLVYFGTMPSKTISPRSFAAQGLSSAADTLASSNYPEYSLEMYNTAIELEPRDPGIQLKKLTVLDRLGRVDEAQDSLEKMIVMYPNETTPLIVKGDLLLEEGKFQDALSCYEKAIAADPKNARLWIKKGDAHLLISMTGMQTMRGMYRNLTARSAKNGQTGSVTMVDSFQATQPYQDAVKAYNKAIELDPMTSVAISGRILSSTENLIDTYQGILDDM is encoded by the coding sequence ATGTTCCGCTGCCCCCGCTGCCAGTCGAATCTTCCTGACGATGAAACGCAGTGCCCGGTCTGTCTCAAGAAGTTTTCAGAAAAGACAGAGCCCCGGGAGAGGAATAAACAAAACCCTGAACCCCCGCGTGTACCACAACCCTCTGACAACCGGGTATCCTATGTCGGATTCTGGCGGAGACTGGGAGCTGCCATTCCCGATCTGGCTATTGCAGCCATCACGGCACTGGTAATTTACTACCTCTTCGGACAACTAAAAATTCCACACCCTCTTCCTGCTGCACTTCTCGTAACCGTGGCCTTTTACCTCCTCCTCTACTCGCCTATCTTCCTCAGCTCCCCCTACCGGGCAACGCCGGGCAAACTGCTTTTTGGGATTGTCGTAGTCTATGACAATGGGAAACAGTTGCCATTCTCCCGTGCCCTTGTCCGCGAACTGGGTAAATATATCTCGCTCCTCACGTTCGGTCTTGGCTTTGTTATCATCGGGTTTACCCGAAAGAAACAGGGCCTTCATGACCTCCTGGCCCTCACGATTGTGGTCCACCGGTCGGATGGCCTTGTCTACCAGCGGATCTCTCCGTTAAATCCCCATTTCGTCAGGGCGCGGCTCCGGTTGGCAGCCATGATCATCAGTATCTGTATTGTCTGCTCGGTCATCCCGCTCGTCTATTTCGGGACAATGCCCTCCAAAACGATCTCTCCCCGCTCATTTGCCGCCCAGGGCCTGAGTTCAGCTGCCGATACTCTTGCCAGCTCGAACTACCCGGAATATTCCCTTGAAATGTACAATACGGCGATTGAACTCGAGCCCCGTGATCCCGGCATCCAGCTGAAAAAACTCACCGTCCTTGATCGTCTCGGCAGGGTTGACGAAGCGCAGGACTCCCTTGAAAAGATGATTGTGATGTACCCGAATGAGACGACACCGCTCATCGTCAAAGGGGATCTCCTGCTCGAGGAAGGAAAGTTCCAGGACGCCTTGTCCTGCTATGAAAAAGCAATAGCCGCCGATCCCAAAAATGCCAGGCTCTGGATAAAAAAAGGCGATGCGCATCTCCTGATCTCTATGACCGGGATGCAGACTATGCGGGGTATGTACAGGAATCTCACCGCCAGGTCCGCGAAGAACGGCCAGACAGGATCTGTCACCATGGTTGACTCTTTCCAGGCCACCCAGCCATACCAGGATGCCGTGAAAGCGTATAACAAGGCAATAGAACTCGATCCCATGACCAGTGTTGCCATCTCCGGCCGGATATTATCGTCAACCGAGAACCTGATCGACACCTACCAGGGAATCCTGGATGATATGTAA